A genome region from Triticum aestivum cultivar Chinese Spring chromosome 2B, IWGSC CS RefSeq v2.1, whole genome shotgun sequence includes the following:
- the LOC123043618 gene encoding uncharacterized protein, translated as MAIEACPDRYDAVEEGEASPGLEPEEGEASPDLQPEEEEEEEEEEEDGRRAKRAPSDLNAGEEGEQGRAEMAIEASPDQEGEASPGLEQEEEDASPGLEPEEEEEEEEEEEETILGAYPSHRHGETTEKAPSSCRTPDPAGGAGEAVRWNLAAARADRDASLLADMLYWGNKRSLRARRQFLPALLCAAEPHALVVGAVRDFLARAEPKSDKNWENCASLLCCVPSLRAEPSAATLERARRLAEDWREMITGRPESCRDLGRLAVWGLLQFLASYKIALELDADGINHLLADVPRNKKQSCIELRNGLGLIHSMADSADHLIENGQPVDAISHLIENGKLLDAIKLACDLNLTDKYPPLSLMNDYVEKAKKTAQEILSREGDSPDSLNQAMARQVNALILSWRAVDEHVEIAHRTGIKAEITQLLHGYARKRQSLSAAGSSSSLPAWSPPRRRQEPPPEEEEAGQRQNKKRKRKPHWLQREARQRRFDEQPRFLPRCGGGGGARTGS; from the exons ATGGCAATCGAGGCGTGTCCCGACCGGTACGACGCCGTCGAGGAGGGGGAGGCGTCTCCTGGCCTTGAACCAGAGGAGGGGGAGGCGTCTCCTGACCTtcaaccagaggaggaggaggaggaggaggaggaggaagaagatgggagGCGGGCCAAGCGGGCGCCTTCGGACCTCAATGCCGGGGAGGAGGGGGAGCAGGGGAGGGCGGAGATGGCAATCGAGGCGTCTCCCGACCAAGAGGGGGAGGCGTCCCCTGGCCTTGAACAAGAGGAGGAGGACGCGTCTCCTGGCCTTgaaccagaggaggaggaagaggaagaggaagaggaggaggagaccaTCCTGGGGGCCTACCCAAGCCATCGCCATGGGGAGACGACGGAGAAGGCACCGAGCAGCTGCCGGACGCCGgaccccgcaggcggcgcgggggagGCGGTGAGGTGGAACCTCGCGGCGGCGCGCGCGGACAGGGACGCCTCGCTGCTGGCGGACATGCTGTACTGGGGCAACAAGAGGAGCCTGCGCGCCCGGCGGCAGTTCCTCCCGGCGCTCCTGTGCGCCGCGGAGCCCCACGCGCTGGTCGTCGGCGCCGTCAGGGACTTCCTGGCCAGGGCCGAGCCCAAGAGCGACAAGAACTGGGAGAACTGCGCCTCGCTCCTCTGCTGCGTCCCCAGCCTCAGGGCCGAGCCGTCGGCAGCCACGCTGGAGCGGGCCAGACGGCTGGCGGAGGACTGGAGGGAGATGATCACCGGCAGGCCTGAAAGCTGCAGGGACCTCGGCCGGCTCGCCGTATGGGGCCTTCTGCAGTTTCTTGCCTCGTACAAAATTGCCTTGGAGCTGGACGCTGATGGGATCAACCATCTCCTCGCCGACGTCCCGCGCAACAAGAAGCAGAGCTGCATCGAGCTCCGCAATGGCCTTGGGCTGATCCACTCCATGGCTG ACTCGGCCGACCATCTGATTGAGAATGGGCAGCCAGTTGATGCTATCAGCCATCTGATTGAGAATGGGAAGCTACTTGATGCTATCAAACTGGCGTGTGATTTGAATCTGACCGACAAATATCCTCCACTTTCCCTCATGAATGATTATGTTGAGAAGGCTAAGAAGACTGCTCAGGAGATATTGAGTAGGGAAGGCGATTCACCGGACTCTCTG AACCAGGCCATGGCGAGGCAGGTGAACGCCCTGATACTGTCGTGGAGGGCGGTGGACGAGCACGTCGAGATCGCGCACCGCACCGGCATCAAGGCGGAGATCACCCAGCTGCTGCACGGATACGCGCGCAAGCGGCAGAGCTTGTCGGCCGCCGGTTcctcctcctccctgcctgcctggagCCCGCCGCGGCGGCGTCAGGAGCCGCCGCCGGAAGAGGAGGAGGCCGGGCAGAGGCAGAACAAGAAGCGAAAGCGGAAGCCGCACTGGCTGCAGCGGGAGGCGAGGCAGCGCCGGTTCGACGAGCAGCCCAGGTTCTTGccccggtgcggcggcggcggcggcgcccggacGGGATCATAG
- the LOC123043620 gene encoding guanine nucleotide-binding protein-like NSN1 (The sequence of the model RefSeq protein was modified relative to this genomic sequence to represent the inferred CDS: added 62 bases not found in genome assembly) encodes MASSAPPFLLLLLSPSLRRRLSSSPPHPTPCIVVGGGKMPKKSKKSKSKRVTLKAKHKVLRKVKEHHRKKRKEAKKDGRSGKSKIEKDPGIPNEWPFKEQELKNLEVRRAMAIKEQEDKKEARRERARKRKLGLPDDEDMANDNDAAEETVALAVPKTNDHSERAFYKELVKVIEASDVILEVLDARDPLGTRCVDMEKMVRKADPTKKIVLLLNKIDLVPKESVEKWLSYLREELPTVAFKCNTQEQRTKLGWKSSKLDKTSNIPQSSDCLGAENLIKLLKNYSRSHELKLAITVGIVGLPNVGKSSLINSLKRSRVVNVGSTPGVTRSMQEVQLDKKVKLLDCPGVVMLRSASSGVSVALRNCKRVEKMDDVITPVKEILSLCPHEKLLSLYKVPSFTSVDDFLQKLATLRGKLKKGGIVDVEAAAKIVIHDWNEGKVPYFTLPPKRDVVEDANAVIITEDGSEFNVDEIYKAESSYISGLKSMEEFSHIEIPSNAPPEIDEAMLEDPPTQSAPVKDESMSDANDREGSKAAASGGTQHDKLYTAEGILDPRKKKAEKKRRKGNKFSVLNDMDADYDFKVDYQMKDASPADDEEGDGSKGEGEEPKGEDDKKDAPAAECEPMTTS; translated from the exons ctcctcctcaccaccccaccccaccccctgcatcgtcgtcggcggcggcaAGATGCCGAAGAAGAGCAAGAAGAGCAAGAGCAAGCGGGTCACGCTCAAGGCGAAGCACAAGGTGCTGCGCAAGGTCAAGGAGCACCACCGCAAGAAGCGCAAGGAGGCCAAGAAGGACGGCAGGAGCGGCAAGAGCAAGATCGAGAAGGACCCCGGGATCCCCAACGAGTGGCCCTTCAAGGAGCAGGAGCTCAAGAACCTGGAGGTCCGCCGCGCCATGGCCATCAAGGAGCAGGAGGACAAGAAGGAGGCCCGCAGGGAGAGG GCTAGGAAGAGAAAGCTCGGATTACCCGACGATGAAGACATGGCTAATGACAATGACGCAGCAGAGGAGACTGTTGCTTTAGCGGTGCCTAAGACCAATG ACCATTCGGAGAGAGCCTTCTACAAGGAGCTGGTTAAAGTCATCGAAGCTTCCGACGTGATTCTCGAGGTTCTTGATGCAAGGGACCCACTGGGCACCCGTTGCGTTGACATGGAGAAGATGGTCAGGAAGGCCGATCCAACTAAAAAGATTGTGCTGCTTCTCAATAAGATAG ATCTTGTCCCCAAAGAGTCGGTAGAGAAGTGGCTTTCATATCTAAGGGAGGAATTGCCAACCGTTGCATTCAAGTGCAACACTCAAGAGCAGAGGACCAAGCTGGGATGGAAATCATCAAAGCTCGATAAAACAAGCAATATCCCACAAAGCAGTGATTGTCTTGGTGCTGAGAATCTGATTAAACTGCTAAAAAATTATTCCAGGAGTCATGAG CTCAAGTTGGCAATTACTGTGGGTATTGTTGGCCTTCCTAATGTTGGCAAGAGCAGTCTAATCAACAGTTTGAAGAGATCCCGTGTGGTTAATGTCGGCTCTACTCCAGGGGTTACTAGATCAATGCAGGAGGTTCAGTTAGACAAGAAGGTGAAGTTGTTGGATTGTCCTGGTGTTGTGATGCTCAGATCTGCCAGCAGTGGTGTGTCTGTAGCCCTTCGCAACTGCAAAAGGGTTGAGAAGATGGACGATGTAATCACTCCTG TTAAAGAAATCCTCAGTCTTTGCCCACACGAGAAATTGCTGTCTCTGTACAAGGTGCCAAGCTTTACTTCAGTTGATGATTTCCTTCAAAAACTCGCTACACTCAGGGGGAAATTGAAAAAGGGTGGTATAGTGGATGTGGAAGCTGCTGCAAAAATAGTGATTCATGACTGGAATGAAG GCAAGGTACCCTACTTTACACTGCCACCTAAAAGGGATGTTGTGGAGGACGCCAATGCAGTAATTATCACAGAAGATGGAAGTGAATTCAATGTTGATGAAATTTACAAAGCTGAGTCTTCATATATTAGTGGTCTAAAATCTATGGAGGAGTTCAGTCATATTGAAATTCCATCTAATGCCCCACCAGAGATTGATGAAGCGATGCTCGAG GATCCCCCAACGCAGAGTGCACCTGTGAAGGACGAATCGATGTCGGACGCGAACGACCGTGAAGGAAGCAAGGCGGCGGCCAGCGGTGGCACGCAGCACGACAAGCTGTACACCGCCGAGGGCATCCTCGACCCCCGCAAGAAGAAAGCGGAGAAGAAGCGGCGCAAGGGGAACAAGTTCAGCGTGCTGAACGACATGGACGCGGACTACGACTTCAAGGTGGATTACCAGATGAAGGATGCCTCCCCCGCGGACGATGAAGAGGGCGATGGCAGCAAAGGCGAAGGCGAAGAACCCAAGGGTGAAGACGACAAGAAAGACGCCCCTGCTGCGGAGTGCGAGCCCATGACGACGAGTTGA
- the LOC123043619 gene encoding putative F-box protein At4g22180 encodes MEGASRDLPQDILMDIFATLEIPDLVRAGSVCSSWRSAYSRLRSLGHYTRPQTPCLLYTSESAGESVACLYSLAEKRTYKLTLPGPPISSRHLIGSSQGLLVTVDDRSEMHLVNPITGEQIDLPSVITIEQVKPVYSDSGALHKYEFSWHSAARVYGPPSVSAPEELRSKLHHKAFVFSDDTCNGYIVVLIHNPFCQLSFARAGGDSWIWLPPHTHYDDCIYKNGLLYAVTSFGQIHAFDLSSPVVTMKMITGESDLEDRFLNAYIVQAPWGNLLQVWRLYEHCDLEPEPGASVFWNTGELIIYEVDASSGERTKKTSCLRDHVLFLGHNQSLCLAAQDYPALKGNHAYFTDDNVLWTKGFKNNPRDMGILDLGNNGREELVSPQLCSNCPAPVWMTPNLRKMKLAFNE; translated from the coding sequence ATGGAGGGCGCATCGCGTGATCTCCCTCAGGACATCTTGATGGACATCTTCGCCACCCTCGAGATCCCCGACCTCGTCCGTGCCGGCTCGGTCTGCTCCTCCTGGCGCTCCGCCTACTCGAGGCTGCGCAGCCTTGGGCACTACACACGCCCCCAGACACCGTGCCTCCTCTACACATCTGAATCTGCCGGCGAGAGCGTTGCTTGCCTCTACAGCCTCGCGGAGAAGCGGACGTACAAGCTGACTCTCCCAGGGCCACCTATCAGCAGCAGGCATCTGATTGGGTCCTCGCAAGGCTTGCTCGTTACAGTTGATGACAGATCTGAGATGCACCTTGTCAATCCCATCACCGGTGAACAGATTGATCTCCCTTCGGTGATCACCATTGAGCAAGTGAAGCCCGTCTATAGTGACTCTGGTGCTCTTCACAAGTACGAGTTCTCATGGCACTCCGCAGCAAGGGTTTACGGTCCGCCATCGGTCTCGGCTCCGGAAGAGCTGAGGAGCAAGCTTCACCATAAAGCCTTTGTGTTTTCTGACGATACGTGCAATGGATACATTGTGGTGCTCATACACAATCCATTTTGCCAGCTCTCGTTTGCAAGGGCAGGGGGTGACAGTTGGATATGGCTGCCACCACACACCCACTATGACGATTGCATTTACAAGAACGGCCTGCTGTATGCGGTCACTTCATTTGGACAAATTCATGCTTTCGATCTAAGTAGCCCTGTTGTTACGATGAAGATGATTACAGGTGAGTCCGATCTTGAGGACCGGTTTCTGAATGCTTACATTGTGCAAGCTCCATGGGGCAATCTTCTTCAAGTGTGGAGACTATATGAGCACTGCGATTTAGAACCCGAGCCTGGGGCATCTGTGTTTTGGAACACCGGAGAGCTTATAATATATGAAGTCGATGCTTCGTCAGGAGAGAGAACTAAGAAAACCAGTTGCTTGCGCGACCATGTGTTGTTTCTTGGGCACAATCAATCACTCTGTCTTGCTGCTCAAGACTATCCGGCTCTCAAGGGAAACCATGCCTACTTTACCGATGACAATGTGCTCTGGACAAAGGGATTCAAGAACAACCCCCGTGACATGGGAATTCTCGACTTGGGTAATAACGGCAGGGAGGAACTTGTGTCTCCCCAGCTTTGCTCCAACTGCCCGGCTCCCGTGTGGATGACACCCAATCTTAGAAAGATGAAATTGGCTTTCAATGAATAG
- the LOC123043617 gene encoding uncharacterized protein, with translation MSARPPPAGSPCSGHSHDCRSGIQPPRRLLPPSLPQSGVGAAPWRPRAVPPVFSGGGPSATTSPVRAPASMLRWLPAEMPSGCTPCVVLQPPSSAARSNLDREFSSPPPQSAMGHSVQIGGESEKVPELSQGMLAAPLPASARLPLEDLAAAIRVAEDLKGMSSPITSHDAPDPVPGLRPPSQASRTLGASSASDQPRLLLPVGMGNGLELPAPPSVLGSGRPQPESWSPLDADGDDDTNEEELAPMTPLATKASAPVAAQPSVGCVTEACGGWKEVLPRHGPRSPMLPAPTMAPRPIPAWMHGRCCRCLVRGHRAAECRDPFRCSRCLENGHRARGCRNPWRPLSSLSCLAVQPILGIVHRHATASCESSMKSALPSKAFRHGSWASVVSATGGSATQPDVQSVLADQIAQLQGWMTWVGSFPERAEAALDKLSLGPAMLSTSLMSCPLMSCPPGVAGAATMEEGSQELYGCFSPRVGDNASSLSTLSPVLPTIEGEPSAMLESPVLQIMPDLQELCLSPVLPLSVERLEADSLVILCEGHVSPLSREQVEVPEAIVSVVPVGDVVVSVVSVTDDVEAVGMLASDPLEPSQSLAFVDGGCSGHQLTRDRWARDVCA, from the coding sequence ATGAGCGCGCGGCCGccgccggccggatctccttgctcCGGCCACTCCCACGACTGCCGCTCCGGGATCCAGCCACCTCgccgcctgctccctccttccctccCACAATCAGGTGTGGGAGCTGCGCCCTGGCGACCTCGCGCCGTCCCTCCCGTCTTCAGCGGCGGCGGTCCGTCGGCCACCACTTCGCCGGTCCGAGCTCCGGCCAGCATGCTGCGGTGGCTTCCTGCTGAGATGCCTTCTGGCTGCACTCCGTGCGTCGTCCTGCAGCCGCCCTCGTCCGCTgctcgatccaatctggatcgggagtTCTCGTCCCCGCCGCCGCAATCCGCGATGGGCCACTCCGTCCAGATCGGTGGCGAGTCCGAGAAGGTGCCAGAGCTGTCCCAAGGCATGCTGGCTGCGCCCCTGCCGGCGTCCGCACGGCTCCCCTTGGAGGACCTTGCTGCCGCGATCCGCGTCGCCGAAGACCTGAAGGGGATGAGTTCTCCCATCACCAGCCACGACGCGCCGGACCCCGTTCCTGGCTTGAGGCCGCCGTCTCAAGCTTCTAGGACGCTCGGTGCTTCTTCGGCCTCTGACCAACCCCGGTTGCTCCTTCCCGTGGGCATGGGCAACGGCTTGGAGCTTCCAGCGCCTCCTTCGGTTCTTGGCTCGGGGCGGCCACAGCCTGAGTCATGGTCCCCGCTGGACGCCGACGGCgacgatgacaccaatgaagaggaGTTGGCCCCTATGACACCGCTTGCTACCAAGGCATCGGCCCCGGTCGCTGCCCAGCCGAGTGTGGGATGTGTAACAGAGGCGTGCGGGGGATGGAAAGAGGTGTTGCCCCGGCATGGTCCGCGTAGCCCAATGTTGCCAGCCCCGACAATGGCTCCTCGTCCCATCCCTGCCTGGATGCATGGCCGGTGCTGCAGATGCCTCGTTCGTGGGCACCGTGCGGCTGAGTGTAGAGACCCGTTTCGGTGCTCCCGTTGCTTGGAGAACGGTCACCGTGCACGTGGATGTCGTAATCCATGGCGTCCTCTAAGCTCGCTGTCATGCCTTGCCGTGCAACCAATTCTGGGTATCGTGCATCGTCATGCTACAGCTTCATGTGAGAGTTCAATGAAATCCGCACTACCAtccaaggcgtttcgtcatgggTCTTGGGCGTCTGTCGTCTCTGCTACCGGTGGCTCGGCCACCCAGCCTGATGTGCAGTCTGTTCTGGCTGATCAAATCGCGCAGCTGCAAGGTTGGATGACGTGGGTTGGGAGCTTTCCAGAGAGGGCGGAGGCTGCTCTAGACAAGCTCTCCTTAGGGCCGGCTATGTTGTCAACCAGTCTGATGTCATGCCCTCTGATGTCATGCCCTCCTGGTGTGGCCGGTGCTGCCACCATGGAGGAAGGAAGCCAAGAGCTATATGGATGTTTCTCTCCTCGTGTTGGGGACAATGCATCGTCACTATCGACCTTGTCTCCTGTGCTGCCTACCATTGAGGGCGAGCCCAGCGCCATGCTCGAGTCTCCGGTTCTACAGATCATGCCCGACCTACAGGAGCTATGTCTGAGCCCTGTTTTGCCTTTGTCTGTGGAGCGCTTGGAGGCGGACTCATTAGTGATCTTGTGTGAGGGGCATGTTTCGCCTCTGTCACGTGAGCAAGTGGAGGTGCCTGAGGCAATTGTGTCAGTGGTTCCTGTGGGCGATGTTGTCGTCTCAGTGGTTTCTGTGACTGATGATGTTGAGGCGGTCGGTATGTTAGCGTCTGACCCTTTGGAGCCCAGCCAGTCGCTCGCCTTTGTGGACGGCGGATGTTCCGGTCACCAACTCACACGTGACCGTTGGGCACGTGATGTCTGTGCGTGA